CTGGCCATGGTAGAGTCGGCCCTCAATCCAACTGCCGTATCGCCTATGGGCGCTACGGGTTTATGGCAGTTTATGTATAACACAGGAATATTGTATAACCTCAACGTTAATTCCTATACAGATGACCGCAGAGACCCTATAAAATCAACCGATGCGGCATGTCAGTATTTTAAAAAGATGTACGATATCTATCACGATTGGTTGCTTGTAATTGCTTCTTACAATTGTGGACCGGGCAATGTTAACAAGGCTATTATACGTAGTGGTGGCAAATCCGATTTCTGGAGTATTGCCCCATACCTACCTGCCGAAACCAGAGGATATGTACCCGCCTTTATCGCCATCAGCTACGTAATGAATTATTCGCGCGAGCATAATTTAATTCCGGTACCTCCTTCTATTACCTATTTCGAAACTGATACACTTCATATTACACAAGCAACTTCTTTTGCAGCACTAAGCAATAATCTGGATATACCGGTTGATGTGTTGTGTTTTTTAAACCCTACTTTTAAAAAGAAAGTAATACCACAAGCTAAAGGAAGCGAATACCATGTGCTGCGCTTACCACACGATAAGGTAATTGCCTTCGTGCAAAAGCAATCGATTATTGAGCAGGAAGCAATGGCAGAACTGTCGCGCACTCCTGTAATCAAATTAAGCAATGGTCGCACTAATTATAGCATAGCCGAAGAGGAAGCTAAGTATACTTATGTAACAAAAACCTTAAAAAAATTACACACTGTACGTAAGGGAGAAACAATAGACCGGGTTGCTAGCAGGTATCAGTGCAGTGCAGGAGAGGTAAAAGGATGGAACAAGCTTAAATCAACCAAATTAAGAAAAGGTCAGCGCTTAACCGTGTATGCAAATACACAAGTTAAAGTATTAAAAACGGAGGCAGAAGCATCCATGGCTACGAGTGTTCAAAAACCTGCTATCACTTTTACGGATGCTGCTGTTGCTAACAACAGCGAAAAGCAGGAAATGGTTACGCTCACAAAAAAAATAACATATAAGTGCCGCAAAGGGGAATCGGTAGCGAGCATTAGTAAAAAAATGAATTGCAGTGTTGCTGAATTAAAAAAGTGGAATAATATGCGCAGCAATACCATTCATCCAGGAACGAATTTAATCGTTTACAGAACGGTTAAAGCTCCCGTTGATATTAAGTTTCAAAAAACCGAACCTGCTATTCAAAATCTGGTTTCACGTACCGAATCGCTCGATACCACCATTATGGAATCTAATAATAGTGAACTTGCTGCTAAAGAGCAATCGGAGTTTAAGGTTCAAAACAAGGCAACAAACGATAAAAAAAATCCAACGTATACCTACTACACCGTGCAACCTGGCGATACTCTGTGGAGTATAGCCAAGAGTAAAGGGGTAACGGTAGACCAGCTTAAGAAATACAACAACCTGACAAGCGGTAAGCAAATTAAAAAGGGCTTGCGACTAAAGGTAAAGCTAATCGGATAATTCAAGGACAGATTTCCTATCTTAATTTTTTTGTTACGGTGATGGTATATTCTCCATACCGCTCATTTTTTTTGTACTACATTTTTTAAAGTGGTTATTACGTCCTTATTAAATTACCCAGCTAACTTATTTTCCACAGACCAGAAATAGTGGTTTGCTTACTAACAGTTTTCAGAAGATGGTTGAATAAAATTATTTGGCTAATTCATCCAAGTGTGTAGAATATTCATTACATTTGGATTTGCAATTTCGCAGTATTATCAAGCATAACAGCAAACACACATCAAATGATTACACTTAGAACAAGACTTTATTTTTCATTTCTTTTGCTATTTTTACCACTGGCCAATATGCACGCACAAAATGTGCGCATCGCAAATACCACTGGAGTCGGCAATGCTTCGTCAGTGCTTGATTTGGATGGTATCTCGGGATTACCTCAAGCCAAAGGGGTGCTGTTACCACGAGTAACAGAAGTACAACGAACAGCTATGAATCCTTTGCCGGCAGCGGCACAGGGACTACTAGTTTATCAAACAAATACGGCAACCAATCCCGAAGGTTTTTATTTCAATGTAAGCACTACTATTACACCATCATGGAGGGGATTACTGAGTACAGCTAACGGATGGACCACCACCGGCAATACAGGTACCATTGCGGGCACCAACTATATAGGTACCAACGATGCGCAGGCATTTGTTGTAAAAACAGGCGGTATTGCAGCTACAAACGAACGTGCTCGTTTTTTAAGCACGGGGCCATTTGTAGTTAATAATATTTCTGCAATAGCAGGCGATGTCTTTTCAGTATTTGGTTCAGGTACTACGAATGGAGCAAATACGAACACATCAGCACTTGGCGATTTTCCAATTAATGGATACTCGGCAGCTGCAGGAGCAGGTGTTTATGGCGAAAATGTAGGAACAGGGTATGGTGTAATTGGATTTGGAACTTCCTCTGGTGTATATGCATCTACCAATAGCAATACATTTACAACCGGCTTATTTGCCGAAAACTATAATGCAGTGCAAGCGTTGCCTGCAAATACCAGTATCTATGGAGCATATGCCTATACAAACCGCATAGCCAGCGGCACAGGTGTTGTGCGTGCATTAGCTGCAGTAATAGATGCTACAGTAACTAGTGGTAACACCTACGCATTTCAGGCACAAAATTCAAATCCCTCAAATGGTTCTTATGGCATTGTTGGTATGACCTTAAGTGCAACAGGAAACACGATAGCTACGTATGGACAGGCTTCTTCATCTAACGGTATTGGGGTTTATGGATTGACAAATGTAGCATTATCAAACCCCGCACCGGGTACCTTTGGATATGGAATACTAGGAAGGGTAGATGGTCCCGCTACAATTAACGGAACGCTTTACGGGGTAAGAGGCTTAGCCAATACAACTATTACCAGCGGTGCGGCTTATGGGGTATATGGTTCGTCAAATAGTGTGTCGGGATTTGGAGTTGGCGCTTATAATCTCAATGCAAGTGGAACCGGTTTATTAGCAGGTGGTCAGGGTGTGCCCAGCCTTTTGTATTTAACAGCTGGCAGTGGAATTGCAGCTAGTAGTAATACACTTGGAGTGTTTGCCAAAGCCACAACTGCAGCATCAGGCATAGGGTTATTAGCAGTAGGAAACAATGCCGCCAATTTAACCTCAGCTAATGGAGCAGGCGTGATTGGTGTAGGCACCAAATACGGAGTAATGGGTTTTGCTACCACCACGGTAAATACTGCGGGTAATGGCAACAGTGTAGCCAATGGAGTAAATGCCGCAGCAGGGGGTTATTTTGAATGTCAAAATGCTGGAGCAGCTATTTCTTGGGCCTATGTAGGAGTAAGGGATGGTGCAGGCACCAACTATAAAGTTATAGGCAATGGGGCAGTAGGTACGATTGTAAAAGATACCGAAGATAAT
This window of the Bacteroidota bacterium genome carries:
- a CDS encoding LysM peptidoglycan-binding domain-containing protein — its product is MKKIFAGLIMMSALLTELNGQAPLVSNICDSGDPIIATIDSLVTIDNVVRFRQATQANKYPLSTTDVYDVPVFADEVYAERISKMTSPIPFTFNTQVKAYINVYAVQKREGTKRIMGLSNIYLPLFEHALERENLPLELKYLAMVESALNPTAVSPMGATGLWQFMYNTGILYNLNVNSYTDDRRDPIKSTDAACQYFKKMYDIYHDWLLVIASYNCGPGNVNKAIIRSGGKSDFWSIAPYLPAETRGYVPAFIAISYVMNYSREHNLIPVPPSITYFETDTLHITQATSFAALSNNLDIPVDVLCFLNPTFKKKVIPQAKGSEYHVLRLPHDKVIAFVQKQSIIEQEAMAELSRTPVIKLSNGRTNYSIAEEEAKYTYVTKTLKKLHTVRKGETIDRVASRYQCSAGEVKGWNKLKSTKLRKGQRLTVYANTQVKVLKTEAEASMATSVQKPAITFTDAAVANNSEKQEMVTLTKKITYKCRKGESVASISKKMNCSVAELKKWNNMRSNTIHPGTNLIVYRTVKAPVDIKFQKTEPAIQNLVSRTESLDTTIMESNNSELAAKEQSEFKVQNKATNDKKNPTYTYYTVQPGDTLWSIAKSKGVTVDQLKKYNNLTSGKQIKKGLRLKVKLIG